A single window of Candidatus Caccoplasma merdavium DNA harbors:
- a CDS encoding sodium-translocating pyrophosphatase, with product MEAYLFWIVPAASVLALLLAWYFFRQMMRESEGTETMQHIASFVRTGAMSYLKQQYKIVGLVFLVLVAFFSIMAYGFDLQNHWVPVAFLTGGFFSGLAGFLGMKTATYASARTANAARHSLSRGLRIAFRSGAVMGLVVVGLGLLDISFWYLLLDYFIPDDPTNSTAKLCIITTTMLTFGMGASTQALFARVGGGIYTKAADVGADLVGKVEAGIPEDDPRNPATIADNVGDNVGDVAGMGADLYESYCGSILATSALGAAAFIGSGDSVMQFKAVIAPMLIAAIGIILSIIGIFAVHTRDNAQVKDLLHSLAGGTNLSSVLIIAGTFFIFWILQLHNWFYIGCAVVIGLLVGVVIGRSTEYYTSQSYRPTQQLAESGKTGPATVIISGLGLGMISTTIPVLAVVCGIILSYWFAAGFDLTNVSMGLYGIGIAAVGMLSTLGITLATDAYGPIADNAGGNAEMSGLGDEVRARTDALDSLGNTTAATGKGFAIGSAALTGLALLASYIEEIRIGLTRIGQESLTIGERTVDVHTATFTDFMHYYDVTLMNPNVLSGVFIGSMMAFLFCGLTMNAVGRAAARMVEEVRRQFREIKGILTGEAQPDYARCVEISTKGAQHEMVLPSLLAIIAPLLTGFVFGVPGVIGLLVGGLGAGFVLAIFMANAGGAWDNAKKYTEEGHLGGKGGEVHKATVVGDTVGDPFKDTSGPSLNILIKLMSMVAIVMAGLTVAWSLF from the coding sequence ATGGAAGCCTACTTGTTTTGGATCGTCCCGGCAGCATCGGTGCTCGCATTGCTGCTGGCGTGGTATTTTTTCAGGCAGATGATGCGCGAAAGCGAAGGTACCGAAACGATGCAACACATCGCCTCATTTGTCCGCACCGGCGCCATGTCGTACCTGAAACAGCAATATAAAATCGTTGGTCTCGTGTTTCTCGTCCTGGTTGCCTTCTTCTCCATCATGGCCTATGGATTTGACCTGCAAAACCACTGGGTACCCGTTGCCTTCCTCACCGGAGGCTTCTTCTCGGGCCTGGCAGGGTTTCTCGGCATGAAAACCGCCACCTACGCCTCGGCCCGCACGGCCAATGCCGCACGGCACTCGCTCAGCCGGGGGCTGCGCATCGCCTTCCGCAGCGGGGCCGTCATGGGCCTCGTCGTCGTAGGACTGGGACTGCTCGACATCTCATTCTGGTATCTGTTGCTCGACTACTTCATTCCCGATGACCCCACCAACAGCACCGCCAAACTCTGCATCATCACCACGACGATGCTCACCTTCGGCATGGGAGCCTCGACCCAAGCCCTCTTCGCCCGTGTGGGCGGCGGCATCTACACCAAAGCCGCCGACGTAGGAGCCGACCTGGTGGGCAAAGTCGAGGCCGGCATTCCCGAAGACGACCCGAGAAACCCCGCCACCATTGCCGACAACGTGGGCGACAACGTGGGCGACGTGGCCGGCATGGGCGCCGACCTCTACGAGTCCTACTGCGGCTCGATACTCGCCACCTCGGCTCTCGGTGCCGCCGCCTTCATCGGCAGCGGCGACAGCGTGATGCAGTTCAAGGCGGTCATCGCCCCGATGCTCATCGCCGCCATCGGCATCATACTCTCCATCATCGGCATTTTTGCCGTGCATACCCGCGACAACGCCCAAGTGAAAGACCTGCTCCACTCCCTCGCCGGCGGGACCAACCTGAGCTCGGTTCTCATCATCGCCGGCACCTTCTTCATCTTCTGGATTCTGCAACTGCACAACTGGTTCTACATCGGTTGCGCCGTCGTCATCGGACTATTGGTGGGTGTTGTCATCGGCCGCTCGACCGAGTACTACACCTCGCAATCCTACCGACCCACCCAGCAGCTGGCCGAAAGCGGAAAGACCGGGCCGGCCACCGTCATCATCTCGGGGCTGGGCTTGGGCATGATTTCGACCACCATACCGGTATTGGCCGTCGTGTGCGGCATCATACTCTCCTACTGGTTCGCCGCGGGATTTGACCTCACCAACGTCTCCATGGGGCTCTACGGCATAGGCATCGCCGCCGTGGGCATGCTCTCGACCTTGGGCATCACCTTGGCCACCGACGCCTACGGCCCCATTGCCGACAATGCCGGAGGCAACGCCGAGATGAGCGGCCTCGGCGACGAAGTGCGCGCCCGCACCGACGCCCTCGATTCGCTGGGCAACACCACCGCCGCCACAGGCAAAGGGTTTGCCATCGGCTCGGCCGCCCTCACCGGCCTGGCCCTGCTGGCCTCCTATATCGAAGAGATACGCATCGGGCTCACCCGCATCGGACAAGAGAGCCTCACCATCGGCGAACGCACGGTCGACGTGCACACGGCAACGTTCACCGACTTCATGCACTACTACGACGTGACGTTGATGAACCCCAACGTACTCTCGGGAGTCTTCATCGGCTCCATGATGGCCTTCCTTTTCTGCGGCCTCACCATGAATGCCGTAGGGCGCGCCGCCGCCCGCATGGTCGAAGAGGTGCGCCGGCAGTTCCGCGAAATCAAGGGCATACTCACCGGCGAAGCGCAGCCCGACTATGCCCGCTGCGTCGAAATATCGACCAAAGGAGCACAACACGAAATGGTGCTTCCCTCGCTGCTCGCCATCATCGCCCCGTTACTCACCGGATTTGTCTTCGGCGTGCCGGGTGTCATCGGTCTGCTGGTGGGCGGACTCGGCGCCGGTTTTGTGCTCGCCATCTTCATGGCCAACGCCGGCGGGGCTTGGGACAATGCCAAGAAATACACCGAGGAGGGACATCTCGGCGGCAAAGGCGGTGAAGTGCACAAGGCAACGGTCGTGGGCGACACCGTGGGCGACCCCTTCAAGGACACGTCGGGCCCGAGCCTCAATATCCTCATCAAACTCATGAGCATGGTGGCCATCGTCATGGCCGGCCTCACGGTCGCTTGGAGCCTCTTCTGA
- a CDS encoding phosphoenolpyruvate synthase yields the protein MDKGNNIKQFYPKDTSFANLMQKRIFNVLLVASYYDAFILEEDGRVEEQIFFEYTSLNLSSPPRVTQVSNLEDAFKELSTKRFDLIITIPDVEHSQTYEKAKEIKHHYPDIPIVLLTPFAREVTRRLEKEDLSGIDYVFSWLGNTDLLLAIVKLLEDEMNIEEDTKSGVQIIMLVEDSVRFYSSILPHLYKFVLKQSQTFSTEALNEHEQMLRMRGRPKIKLARSYEEAMEMYQKYANNMLGIISDVSFMHEGKKDAQAGLKFCAYVREKDPFIPLIIESSDTENAAGAAALNACFLDKNSKKLPVDLRAAIMRNFGFGDFEFINPETGEVILRIKELKDLQKNILTIPPESLLYHASRNHISRWLYSRALFPLAEFIRRRWPHNLEELPEIRQEILDAIVLYRKMKNRGVVAIFERNRFDKYSNFARIGQGSLGGKGRGLAFIDSLIKRHPILEDYEGVSVTVPKTVVLCTDIFDEFMESNNLYQIALSDIPDEEILRHFLDATLPERLKEDILAFFDVVARPIAVRSSSLLEDSHYQPFAGVYSTYMIPCLDDREEMYRMLSAAVKGVYASVFYSDSKAYMTATSNVIDQEKMAIILQEVVGTQYGDRYYPSFAGVGRSLNYYPINDEKAEDGVVDIAVGLGKYIVDGGRSLRFSPRHPNKVLQTSTLDLALRDTQTRFYALDLKNIQAHCEVDDSFNLLRLSIRDAEADNSLRGMVSTFDPYDQVIRDGYYEGGRKVVTFANILQHNIFPLSPLLEMMLQFGAHDMGRHVEIEFAGILPNGQQPHGALYWLQIRPIVDTKEMRDDEIDEVDDKDLLLKTSSALGHGVMSDLHHVVYVKSEGFLSSNNSLIAREIEKINKGFLERGENYILIGPGRWGSSDTALGIPVKWPHISAARLIVETALTNYFIEPSQGTHFFQNLTSFGVGYFTLNPQIKESLFDEEFLNRKEAVQETQFLRVVRFDQPFTVKINGKKSMGIVIKPSET from the coding sequence ATGGACAAAGGAAACAACATCAAACAGTTCTATCCCAAAGATACCTCTTTTGCCAACCTCATGCAGAAGCGTATCTTCAACGTGTTGCTGGTCGCCTCTTATTACGATGCATTCATTCTCGAAGAAGACGGCCGCGTCGAAGAACAAATCTTCTTTGAATACACCTCGCTCAACCTCAGTTCGCCGCCCCGCGTCACCCAGGTCAGCAACCTCGAAGACGCTTTCAAGGAACTATCGACCAAGCGGTTCGACCTCATCATCACCATACCCGATGTCGAGCACAGCCAAACGTACGAAAAGGCCAAGGAAATCAAGCACCACTACCCCGACATACCCATCGTGTTGCTCACGCCGTTTGCCCGCGAAGTAACCCGACGCCTCGAAAAAGAAGACCTCAGCGGCATCGACTACGTTTTCAGCTGGCTGGGCAACACCGACCTGCTGCTGGCCATCGTGAAACTGCTCGAAGACGAAATGAACATCGAGGAAGACACCAAGTCGGGGGTACAAATCATCATGCTGGTCGAAGACTCGGTGCGCTTCTACTCCTCGATACTGCCGCACCTCTACAAGTTTGTACTGAAACAGTCGCAAACCTTCTCGACCGAAGCCCTCAACGAGCACGAACAGATGTTGCGCATGCGCGGACGGCCCAAAATAAAACTGGCCCGCTCCTACGAAGAGGCCATGGAAATGTACCAGAAATACGCCAACAACATGCTGGGCATCATCTCCGACGTCTCCTTCATGCACGAAGGCAAGAAAGACGCCCAGGCCGGGCTCAAATTCTGCGCCTATGTAAGAGAGAAAGACCCCTTCATACCCCTTATCATCGAGTCGTCCGACACCGAAAATGCCGCCGGAGCGGCCGCCCTCAACGCCTGCTTCCTCGACAAGAACTCCAAGAAACTGCCGGTCGACCTGCGAGCCGCCATCATGCGCAACTTCGGATTCGGAGATTTTGAATTCATCAACCCCGAAACCGGCGAAGTGATTCTGCGCATCAAGGAACTCAAAGACCTGCAAAAAAATATCCTCACCATACCCCCCGAGTCGCTGCTCTACCACGCCTCGCGCAACCACATCTCGCGCTGGCTCTACTCGCGCGCCCTCTTCCCGCTGGCCGAATTCATCAGACGTCGCTGGCCCCACAATCTCGAAGAGCTGCCCGAGATAAGGCAAGAGATACTCGACGCCATCGTCCTCTACCGCAAGATGAAAAACCGTGGTGTGGTAGCCATCTTCGAACGGAACCGTTTCGACAAATACTCCAACTTCGCCCGCATCGGGCAAGGTTCACTCGGGGGCAAAGGGCGCGGCCTGGCCTTTATCGACTCGCTCATCAAACGCCACCCCATACTCGAAGATTACGAAGGGGTAAGCGTGACGGTACCCAAGACCGTCGTCCTCTGTACCGACATCTTCGACGAATTCATGGAGAGCAACAACCTCTATCAGATTGCACTCTCGGACATTCCCGATGAAGAAATACTCCGCCACTTCCTCGACGCCACGCTTCCCGAGCGTCTCAAAGAAGACATTCTGGCCTTCTTCGACGTAGTGGCCCGACCCATCGCCGTGCGCTCGTCGAGCCTGCTCGAAGACTCCCACTACCAGCCCTTCGCCGGCGTATATTCGACCTACATGATACCCTGTCTCGACGACCGCGAAGAGATGTACCGCATGCTCTCGGCCGCCGTAAAAGGTGTCTATGCCTCGGTGTTTTACTCCGACAGCAAAGCCTACATGACCGCCACCTCGAACGTCATTGACCAGGAAAAGATGGCCATCATTCTGCAAGAAGTGGTAGGCACGCAATATGGCGACCGGTACTACCCCTCCTTTGCCGGAGTGGGTCGCTCGCTCAACTACTACCCCATCAACGACGAAAAGGCCGAAGATGGCGTCGTCGACATCGCCGTGGGCCTCGGGAAATATATCGTCGACGGCGGCCGCAGCCTGCGCTTCTCGCCCCGACACCCCAACAAGGTGCTGCAAACCAGCACTCTCGACCTTGCCCTGCGCGACACACAGACCCGCTTCTATGCCCTCGACCTGAAAAACATACAAGCCCATTGCGAAGTCGATGACAGCTTCAACCTGCTGCGGCTCTCGATACGCGACGCCGAAGCCGACAACTCCCTGCGCGGCATGGTATCGACATTCGACCCCTACGACCAGGTGATACGCGACGGCTACTATGAAGGAGGCCGCAAAGTGGTAACCTTTGCCAATATCCTGCAACACAACATCTTCCCGCTCTCGCCGCTCTTGGAGATGATGCTCCAATTCGGCGCGCACGACATGGGACGCCACGTCGAAATAGAATTTGCCGGAATCCTCCCCAACGGACAGCAACCCCACGGAGCCCTCTACTGGTTGCAGATACGCCCCATTGTCGATACCAAAGAGATGCGCGACGACGAAATAGACGAGGTCGACGACAAAGACCTGCTGCTGAAAACCTCCTCGGCACTGGGGCACGGCGTCATGTCGGACTTGCACCACGTCGTCTATGTCAAGAGCGAGGGGTTCCTCTCGTCAAACAATTCGCTCATCGCCCGGGAAATAGAAAAAATCAACAAGGGATTCCTCGAACGCGGCGAGAACTACATACTCATCGGGCCGGGCCGATGGGGGTCGAGCGACACGGCGCTGGGCATTCCCGTGAAATGGCCACACATATCGGCGGCCCGGCTCATCGTCGAAACCGCCTTGACAAACTATTTCATCGAGCCCAGCCAAGGCACCCACTTCTTCCAAAACCTCACCTCGTTCGGAGTCGGCTACTTCACGCTCAACCCGCAAATCAAGGAGAGCCTCTTCGACGAAGAGTTCCTCAACCGGAAAGAGGCCGTGCAGGAGACACAATTCCTGCGCGTCGTCCGCTTCGACCAGCCTTTCACCGTGAAGATAAACGGGAAGAAAAGCATGGGTATCGTCATAAAACCCTCCGAAACATAA